The sequence below is a genomic window from candidate division WOR-3 bacterium.
CGACTGTAGACGTGATGATAGAAGATATTATTATTCACGAAGATATGTAGAATAATGACAAAAGAAGACAAGAGAAACCCGTCTTTCTGCCGTGTTTTAATTTGGAAAAGTCTTGGCGTAAATTGGTTTTGAAAGAGGAGATGTTGAAATATTTAAAAAGACCTAGAAAGGAGAGAACAATATGAACAGGGAAAAGTACATACTCATCCTGAAAAAGGCGATAAAAAACGAAATTGAAGCCTATATCTTCTATGACAGCGTCGCCAAAAAGGTCAAAGAAGAATCCATGAAATCATTGTTCTCAGATCTTGCTCAGGAAGAAAAAAATCATCGGACTTTGCTGGAAAGTTATTTAGAAAACCCATCAAAACCGTTGGTTTTTCAGGAGGGTCAGGACTACAAAGTTTCAGAATCGGTAGATCTTCCTCCTTTGACATCTGACATGAGTCCTGCCGAAGCGGTATCTCTCGCAATGAAAAAAGAAGAAGAGGCCATGAAAACATACGAACAATTCGCTGACCTCAGCAAAGACGAAGAACAAGCAGGGATTTTCAGGAACTTGGCAAATATGGAAAAAGGGCACAAGGCGAAACTCGAGGGCATGTACACAAACATGGCTTTTCCCGAGGCTTGGTGACCCAAAAGAAATTTTGAGTAAACCAGGCAGTTATTTGATGTCAATAGTGAAAATAATAGTGATTACTGGA
It includes:
- a CDS encoding ferritin family protein translates to MNREKYILILKKAIKNEIEAYIFYDSVAKKVKEESMKSLFSDLAQEEKNHRTLLESYLENPSKPLVFQEGQDYKVSESVDLPPLTSDMSPAEAVSLAMKKEEEAMKTYEQFADLSKDEEQAGIFRNLANMEKGHKAKLEGMYTNMAFPEAW